One genomic segment of Heterodontus francisci isolate sHetFra1 chromosome 25, sHetFra1.hap1, whole genome shotgun sequence includes these proteins:
- the sars1 gene encoding serine--tRNA ligase, cytoplasmic isoform X2 — protein MKKKEPVGDNDALPQRTQNLDDLNAEILNGLSVTQIKKIRVLVDEAIGKCDAERLKLEGQRMDNLREIGNILHPSVPISNDEDADNKVERTWGDFSAMKKYSHVDLVVMVDGFEGEKAAVVAGSRGYFLKGPLVFLEQALIQHALRRLHSHGYTPLYTPFFMRKEVMQEVAQLSQFDEELYKVVGKGSEKSDDSSIDEKYLIATSEQPIAAFHRDEWLKPEDLPIKYAGFSTCFRQEVGSHGRDTRGIFRVHQFEKIEQFVFASPHDNKSWDMFEEMIGTAEAFYQSLGIPYRIVNIVSGALNHAASKKLDLEAWFPGSAAFRELVSCSNCTDYQARRLRVRYGQTKKMMDKTEFVHMLNATMCATTRVICAILENYQTEDGIVVPENLRPYMPPGFTELIKFVKPAPIDQEPSKKQKKQQEGNKKKPAFSDTSLENKVQNMSVNN, from the exons GGTTTAAGTGTTACTCAGATCAAGAAAATACGGGTTCTTGTTGATGAAGCTATTGGCAAATGTGATGCAGAGCGCTTGAAACTGGAAGGACAGAGAATGGACAATCTGAGAGAAATTGGTAATATCTTGCATCCCTCTGTACCCATCAGCAATGATGAG GATGCAGACAATAAAGTAGAACGAACATGGGGAGACTTTTCAGCCATGAAGAAATACTCCCATGTTGACCTAGTGGTGATGGTTGATGGTTTTGAAGGAGAGAAGGCAGCTGTAGTAGCAGGGAGCCGAGGGTATTTCTTAAAG GGTCCCTTGGTATTTTTAGAACAAGCTCTGATTCAACATGCTCTAAGGCGTCTGCACAGCCATGGCTATACTCCACTTTATACGCCATTCTTTATGAGAAAAGAAGTGATGCAAGAAGTGGCCCAGCTTAGTCAGTTTGATGAAGAACTGTATAAG GTTGTTGGGAAAGGCAGTGAGAAGTCGGATGACAGTTCAATCGATGAGAAATATCTAATTGCTACTTCTGAGCAGCCAATCGCAGCTTTTCACAGAGATGAATGGTTAAAGCCTGAGGATCTTCCTATTAAATATGCTGGATTTTCCACCTGCTTCCGTCAGGAGGTTGGCTCACATGGCCGTGACACTAGGGGCATCTTCCGTGTTCACCAATTTGAAAAG ATTGAACAGTTTGTTTTTGCATCCCCTCATGATAATAAGTCATGGGACATGTTTGAGGAAATGATTGGAACTGCTGAAGCATTCTACCAGTCTTTGGGCATTCCTTACCGCATTGTAAATATTGTTTCAG GTGCATTGAATCATGCTGCAAGTAAAAAGCTGGATTTGGAAGCCTGGTTTCCTGGCTCTGCTGCCTTCCGAGAGTTGGTTTCTTGTTCTAACTGCACAGATTACCAAGCACGTAGGCTACGAGTCAGATATGGACAAACCAAAAAAATGATGGACAAG ACTGAGTTCGTGCACATGTTAAATGCTACAATGTGTGCAACGACTCGTGTTATCTGTGCTATCCTGGAGAATTACCAGACTGAAGATGGTATAGTGGTGCCTGAAAATCTAAGGCCGTACATGCCACCAG GCTTTACTGAGCTGATCAAATTTGTTAAGCCTGCACCAATTGACCAGGAGCCATCTAAAAAGCAGAAGAAGCAGCAAGAAGGAAACAAGAAGAAACCTGCATTCTCTGATACCAGTTTGGAAAATAAAGTACAGAACATGTCAGTCAACAATTAA